The Streptomyces venezuelae genomic interval GGCGTGAACCTGTCGGCCGCGACCATGCTCGTCGTCGGCGGCCACGTCTGGTACTCCTACGGCGCCTCCGACAACATCGGCCGCGAGGTCAGGCCCTCGAACGCGATGCAGTGGCGGATGCTGCGCGACGCCTACGCGATGGGCGCGACCGTCTACGACCTGCGGGGCATCTCCGACTCGCTCGACGAGACCGACCACCTCTTCGGGCTCATCCAGTTCAAGGTGGGCACGGGCGGCGAGGCCGTCGAGTACGTCGGCGAGTGGGACTTCCCGCTGAACAAGCTGCTGCACAAGGCGCTCGACATCTACATGTCCCGCCGCTGAGCCGCGTCGCTTCGGCGACGGTTCCGTAGTCTCGTACATATCTTTGATACACCGCTGCCACCAGAAAGGTTCCGGGCCGGCCATGGCGCTCTCCCTCTACGTCGACACCGCTCGCTGGCGCGCGCACCAGAAGACCGTCATCGACCAGTTCCCCGGTCTGATCCCGGTCTGCAAGGGCAACGGCTACGGCTTCGGGCACGAGCGCCTGGCCGACGAGGCCGCCCGGTTCGGCGCCGACATGCTCGCGGTCGGCACCACCTACGAAGCCGCGCGGATCAAGGACTGGTTCAGCGGCGACCTGCTGGTCCTCACCCCCTTCCGCCGGGGCGAAGAACCGGTTCCGCTGCCCGACCGGGTCATCCGCTCCGTGTCCTCCGTGGACGGCGTCCACGCCCTGGTGGGCGCCCGGGTCGTCATCGAGTGCATGAGCTCGATGAAGCGGCACGGCGTCCACGAGAGCGAGCTCCAGCAGCTCCACTCCGCCATCGAGGACGTACGGCTCGAGGGCTTCGCCCTCCACCTCCCGCTGGACCGCCCGGACGGCACCGACGCCGTCGAGGAGGTCATCGCCTGGATGGACCGGCTGCGGACCGCCCGTCTGCCGCTGCACACCATGTTCGTGAGCCACCTGCGGGCCGAGGAACAGGCCCGGCTCCAGCAGCAGTTCCCGCAGACCCGCTTCCGCGCGCGGATCGGCACCCGGCTGTGGCTGGGCGACCACGAGGCCACCGAGTACCGGGGCGCCGTCCTCGACGTGACCCGGGTCGCCAAGGGGGACCGTTTCGGCTACCGCCAGCAGAAGGCCGCGTCGGACGGCTGGCTGGTCGTCGTCGCCGGCGGCACCTCGCACGGCGTGGGTCTGGAGGCTCCCAAGGCGATGCACGGCGTCATGCCGCGCGCCAAGGGCGTCGCACGAGCCGGTCTGGCCACGGTCAACCGGAACCTGTCGCCCTTCGTCTGGGCGGGCAAGCAGCGCTGGTTCGCCGAGCCGCCGCACATGCAGGTGTCGATCCTGTTCGTGCCCGCGGACGCCCAGGAGCCCCGCGTCGGCGACGAGCTGGTGGCGCATCTGCGCCACACCACGACGCAGTTCGACCGGCTCGTGGAGCGCTGAGCCGGTCGACCACGGTCACCCCCGGGAATCCCCAACCGTCTCCGGTTCGGGATCCCCGGGGGTGCCCCATTCCACCCGCGGACCCTCGACCGCCGGCGCGGCGTGCCGGGCCGGATGTGCCGCCCTGCCCGTGACGAAGACGTCCTTCGCGCCGTCCAGGACGCCCCCCGAGGGGTCGTCCGAGCCGTCCTGGCGGACCGGGTCCTTCTCGGGCATGAGGATGTCGCGTACGACCACGACGCACAGGTACAGCGTGCCGAGCAGGTGCAGGACGATCGCGAACTGGTAGCCGTCGACCGGCAGTCCCTGCTTGCTGCCGCTGTTCATGAAGGCCAGGTACATCCAGATGCCCAGGAAGTACATGACCTCGCACGCCTGCCAGATCAGGAAGTCGCGCCAGCGCGGCCGGGCGAGGGCCGCGAGCGGGATGAGCCACAGCACGTACTGCGGCGAGTAGACCTTGTTGGTGAGGACGAACGCGGCGACGACCAGGAAGGCCAGCTGGGCGAAGCGGGGCCTGCGGGGAGCACTGAACGCCAGGAAGCCGAGCGCGACCACCGCGACGACCATGAGCATCAGGGCGTACATGTTGGCCTTGTCCGGCGTGATCGACGTGCCCGTCCGCTGGCTGATCAGCAACCAGACCGAACCGAAGTCGACGTTCCGGTCACGGCTGAAGAGGTAGAACTGCTTCCACCCCTCGGGCGCCATCAGCATCACGGGCAGGTTCACGACCAGCCACGCGCCGGCCGCACCGAGCACGGCCGTCCCGTACTCCCGCCACTTCCCCGCGCGCCAGCAGAGCAGC includes:
- a CDS encoding alanine racemase translates to MALSLYVDTARWRAHQKTVIDQFPGLIPVCKGNGYGFGHERLADEAARFGADMLAVGTTYEAARIKDWFSGDLLVLTPFRRGEEPVPLPDRVIRSVSSVDGVHALVGARVVIECMSSMKRHGVHESELQQLHSAIEDVRLEGFALHLPLDRPDGTDAVEEVIAWMDRLRTARLPLHTMFVSHLRAEEQARLQQQFPQTRFRARIGTRLWLGDHEATEYRGAVLDVTRVAKGDRFGYRQQKAASDGWLVVVAGGTSHGVGLEAPKAMHGVMPRAKGVARAGLATVNRNLSPFVWAGKQRWFAEPPHMQVSILFVPADAQEPRVGDELVAHLRHTTTQFDRLVER
- a CDS encoding glycosyltransferase family 87 protein gives rise to the protein MPSLQKTREPQDRPQGPRTVIPTHRDEVAAAGSELIGGPFGRRALTGRGQFTPVRVIALVAIGMFALGMVQKLPCYNWAWFRGTTSQYTHACYSDIPHLFSGRGFADGLVPYFDRLSGDIPFLEYPVLTGLFMEVAAWLTPGSGTMDHREQTFWMVNAGMLMVCAAVLAVCVARTHRSRPWDGLLVALAPSVALTATINWDILAVALTSAAVLLWSRGRPLGFGILLGLATAAKFYPILLLVPLLLLCWRAGKWREYGTAVLGAAGAWLVVNLPVMLMAPEGWKQFYLFSRDRNVDFGSVWLLISQRTGTSITPDKANMYALMLMVVAVVALGFLAFSAPRRPRFAQLAFLVVAAFVLTNKVYSPQYVLWLIPLAALARPRWRDFLIWQACEVMYFLGIWMYLAFMNSGSKQGLPVDGYQFAIVLHLLGTLYLCVVVVRDILMPEKDPVRQDGSDDPSGGVLDGAKDVFVTGRAAHPARHAAPAVEGPRVEWGTPGDPEPETVGDSRG